Proteins encoded in a region of the Brevefilum fermentans genome:
- a CDS encoding glycoside hydrolase family 172 protein: MSMFDFGLTLGNLSRLSQAETRSISPENRTGAKGEGGMSTTGLEWERAAADLGQGWKVSPFIALQPGEISTLAEIPSPGCIQHIWCTTPSIHWRSLILRFYWDDEQEPSIEVPLGDFFCCGWTVPCRVNSLPVVVNPNGGFNAYWPMPFHRNARVTLENIGYKKVDSFFYQINYTLTQIPDDHATLHAAWRRANPLPRGEDFTIIDNVKGQGHYVGTYLAWGAIQSGWWGEGEVKVFLDGDKAFPTICGTGTEDYFGGAWCFYEGEGNERKYGRFSTPFLGMPQVLLPDGLKLSQARFGLYRWHIMDPIRFKTDLRITIQDLGWRVVKPMRYLQRSDDIASVAFWYQTEPHAAFAALPGIDYLEVV, translated from the coding sequence ATGTCGATGTTTGATTTTGGGTTAACTCTTGGTAATTTATCACGGCTTTCCCAGGCTGAAACCCGTTCCATCAGTCCCGAAAACAGGACGGGCGCCAAAGGCGAAGGTGGGATGTCCACCACAGGGTTGGAGTGGGAACGAGCAGCCGCCGACCTGGGGCAGGGTTGGAAAGTATCACCCTTTATCGCCCTTCAACCCGGCGAAATTTCAACATTAGCTGAGATCCCATCTCCTGGATGCATTCAACACATTTGGTGCACCACCCCTTCAATACACTGGCGCTCTTTAATCTTGCGCTTTTATTGGGATGATGAACAAGAGCCGTCCATTGAAGTCCCATTAGGAGATTTCTTCTGCTGTGGATGGACTGTGCCCTGCCGGGTCAACTCATTGCCGGTGGTCGTCAACCCCAATGGCGGTTTCAACGCCTACTGGCCGATGCCTTTCCATCGCAATGCCCGGGTTACGCTTGAGAATATTGGATATAAAAAAGTTGACAGCTTCTTTTACCAGATCAACTATACATTAACACAAATTCCAGACGACCATGCTACACTGCATGCAGCTTGGCGCCGAGCAAACCCACTCCCCAGGGGAGAAGACTTCACCATCATCGACAATGTGAAGGGACAGGGACATTATGTGGGCACTTACTTAGCCTGGGGAGCCATCCAATCCGGATGGTGGGGGGAAGGTGAGGTCAAAGTCTTCCTGGACGGCGACAAAGCCTTTCCCACGATCTGCGGTACAGGGACAGAGGATTATTTCGGCGGAGCCTGGTGTTTTTATGAAGGTGAAGGAAATGAAAGAAAGTACGGTCGCTTCAGTACCCCCTTTCTTGGTATGCCCCAAGTGCTCCTTCCCGATGGATTGAAATTAAGCCAAGCGAGGTTTGGCCTCTACCGCTGGCATATCATGGACCCCATCCGCTTTAAAACCGACCTGCGGATCACCATTCAGGATTTAGGCTGGCGTGTGGTGAAACCCATGCGTTACCTGCAAAGGTCAGATGATATTGCTTCTGTCGCTTTTTGGTACCAGACTGAGCCGCATGCGGCTTTTGCAGCCTTACCTGGGATCGACTACCTTGAGGTTGTGTAA
- a CDS encoding MFS transporter yields MDVKSLSATEVVKPKRRWYTVLALSSAALVDSMESFGYEILWPYMYRSLGVAMSMLAPILSVGKFIGTITTPIWGVLADRYSRKVMLIVMTGIWGLWTGVIGFVQSFWQLMVVRVLASLGLAVLYPVAFSMISDLFTSDNRGKAIGVMTAFGFSGSMISTVVLSTLATTDPEAWRYGFIIMGLSSFITGLMLLFVIEPPRGSMEPELADVVDKETALKFDIKKVPVLLKIPSYWILLVNDITDWIGFSTLTAWAFTWLDLLDLGTGGMPMVMLLIFCGVILGHIGFGWFGDYLDKRYPRLGRITLGQIGQVLSVLSIIGFLYLGAANITYLLITGLLFGLSFSMKSTGARAPLLQNILLPELRASGRSFIEMVSGLVLTGSLTFSGWLLNRVGEDLQLMMLLMVPTTTFAATLVWSLLFRFYPADRMHYKAILMNQRQEILDDKEI; encoded by the coding sequence ATGGATGTGAAGTCTTTATCAGCCACTGAAGTCGTCAAGCCGAAACGGCGCTGGTATACCGTGCTGGCGTTATCATCAGCTGCACTGGTTGATTCAATGGAAAGCTTCGGTTACGAAATTCTGTGGCCCTATATGTATCGTTCATTGGGGGTGGCGATGAGTATGTTGGCGCCTATCCTGAGTGTTGGTAAGTTTATTGGCACCATTACCACCCCGATTTGGGGCGTACTGGCGGATCGTTACTCGCGAAAAGTGATGTTGATCGTGATGACCGGCATCTGGGGGCTGTGGACCGGGGTCATCGGGTTTGTGCAATCATTCTGGCAGTTGATGGTTGTGCGCGTATTGGCATCTTTGGGTTTGGCTGTTTTGTATCCGGTCGCATTTTCAATGATTAGTGACCTTTTTACCAGTGATAACCGGGGAAAAGCGATTGGAGTCATGACAGCGTTTGGCTTTAGCGGCAGTATGATTTCCACCGTCGTTCTCTCCACCCTTGCAACGACGGACCCAGAAGCCTGGCGTTATGGCTTCATTATTATGGGTTTGTCGAGCTTCATCACCGGCTTGATGTTATTGTTTGTCATTGAGCCGCCAAGGGGCAGCATGGAACCAGAACTGGCGGATGTGGTGGATAAGGAGACGGCACTTAAGTTTGACATAAAAAAAGTGCCAGTGCTCCTTAAAATCCCCAGTTACTGGATCTTGTTGGTGAATGATATTACGGATTGGATTGGTTTCTCAACGCTCACCGCCTGGGCGTTCACCTGGTTAGATTTGCTTGATCTTGGCACGGGCGGCATGCCCATGGTGATGCTGCTGATCTTTTGCGGTGTGATTCTCGGTCATATTGGTTTTGGCTGGTTCGGGGACTATTTAGACAAACGTTACCCTCGCCTGGGACGGATCACCCTGGGGCAGATCGGTCAGGTGCTCAGCGTTCTATCGATTATTGGGTTTCTTTATTTGGGCGCTGCCAATATCACTTACCTGTTGATCACCGGGCTTCTCTTTGGGTTATCCTTTTCAATGAAGTCAACGGGGGCTCGCGCGCCTTTATTACAGAACATCTTGCTACCTGAGTTGCGCGCATCCGGGAGGTCTTTCATTGAAATGGTATCCGGATTGGTGCTGACCGGATCCCTGACTTTTTCAGGCTGGCTTTTGAACCGGGTCGGAGAGGATCTGCAATTGATGATGTTATTGATGGTGCCAACGACGACATTTGCTGCAACGTTGGTCTGGTCACTTTTGTTCCGTTTTTATCCCGCAGACCGGATGCATTATAAGGCGATCCTGATGAACCAACGTCAAGAAATCCTTGATGATAAAGAAATATAA